One genomic region from Bacilli bacterium encodes:
- a CDS encoding ABC transporter ATP-binding protein — MDFAIEVCHLTKDYGNHKGIFDISFQIKKGSVVGFLGPNGAGKTTTIRHLLGFIYHHQGTAKIFEHDCFLEQVAIQKQIGYLPGEISFIEDLNGEQFIRFMAKMKKMDDLTYAHELLTYLDLNPHQSIRKMSKGMKQKLGVVIAFMNKPDVLILDEPSTGLDPLMQQKLIDLILRHKDMGATVFLSSHIFEEVEKTADRVLMIKNGVLVADDRMEDLKAKRRKRFIVTLGSQTEISRLIAMNADAIDIGNQQVQIDSKGDINKMISDLSHFQVSNLEVPTQSLEEIFMQYYGGEND; from the coding sequence ATGGATTTTGCAATCGAAGTATGCCATCTAACGAAGGATTACGGAAATCACAAAGGAATCTTTGATATCTCATTTCAGATTAAAAAAGGCAGTGTGGTTGGCTTTTTAGGTCCCAACGGAGCGGGAAAAACCACCACAATTCGGCATTTACTTGGTTTTATTTATCATCATCAGGGAACAGCAAAAATTTTCGAACACGATTGTTTTTTAGAGCAGGTCGCCATTCAAAAGCAAATCGGCTATTTACCCGGTGAGATAAGTTTTATCGAGGATTTAAACGGGGAACAGTTTATCAGATTTATGGCCAAAATGAAGAAGATGGATGACTTGACTTATGCCCATGAATTATTAACTTACTTGGATTTAAATCCCCATCAAAGTATTAGAAAAATGAGCAAAGGAATGAAACAAAAGTTAGGGGTGGTTATCGCTTTTATGAATAAACCCGATGTTCTTATATTGGATGAGCCTTCCACCGGATTAGATCCATTAATGCAACAAAAACTTATCGATCTGATTTTACGTCACAAGGATATGGGAGCGACTGTCTTTTTATCCTCGCATATTTTCGAGGAAGTGGAGAAAACCGCAGACCGCGTATTAATGATTAAAAACGGGGTGCTTGTGGCGGACGATAGGATGGAAGATTTAAAAGCCAAACGCCGTAAACGTTTTATTGTCACGCTCGGTTCACAGACGGAGATTTCCCGGCTAATAGCGATGAACGCCGATGCCATCGATATTGGCAATCAGCAAGTTCAAATTGACTCCAAAGGAGATATTAATAAAATGATCAGTGATCTTTCACATTTTCAAGTTTCAAATCTGGAAGTGCCAACGCAGTCGCTGGAGGAAATATTTATGCAGTATTATGGTGGCGAAAATGATTAA
- a CDS encoding ABC transporter permease subunit: MINGTLLKKEIRGNIWLIITFVAIILLYGSMITAMYNPDPAAGSLFAEMQAQFPELFALLNFNVDNFTNYAAFISGYLFGFIFIMFPLIFVIILVNKVVFRYIDKGSMVYLLTTPNSRKKVIFTEAIFIALTVLFLGLVMYLTIAVTAESNAPGKLNHGAILYVLSQWFFFLMLLSSLTFVSSTTFEGKLASSLNVGVPAIFFVFSMIGNLPDYDFFRFLTPFTLFNPDEAIAFSGASVWNLVALIVLSVSLYGLGIGNFIRRDLSI; encoded by the coding sequence ATGATTAACGGAACATTACTTAAAAAAGAAATCAGGGGCAATATTTGGTTGATTATCACTTTTGTGGCGATTATTTTGCTTTATGGTTCAATGATTACGGCAATGTATAATCCCGATCCGGCGGCCGGAAGTCTTTTCGCTGAGATGCAGGCGCAATTCCCCGAATTATTCGCCCTGCTTAATTTTAATGTCGACAATTTTACCAATTATGCCGCCTTTATATCCGGGTATTTATTCGGTTTTATCTTTATAATGTTTCCGCTTATTTTTGTTATCATTCTTGTGAATAAAGTGGTGTTTCGCTATATCGACAAAGGATCGATGGTCTATTTACTGACGACGCCTAATTCCCGTAAAAAAGTTATTTTTACCGAAGCGATATTCATCGCCCTAACAGTGTTGTTTTTAGGGCTTGTTATGTATTTGACAATCGCGGTTACGGCCGAGAGTAATGCTCCGGGGAAATTAAATCATGGGGCCATTCTTTATGTTCTAAGCCAGTGGTTTTTCTTCCTGATGCTTCTTTCCAGTTTAACCTTTGTTTCATCGACAACTTTTGAAGGGAAGCTCGCTTCTAGTTTAAATGTCGGGGTTCCGGCAATATTTTTTGTCTTCTCGATGATTGGCAACCTACCGGACTATGACTTCTTTCGGTTTTTAACTCCGTTTACGCTATTTAACCCCGATGAGGCGATTGCTTTCAGCGGGGCTTCAGTATGGAATTTGGTCGCTTTGATTGTTTTATCGGTAAGCTTGTATGGCTTAGGCATCGGGAATTTTATAAGACGCGACTTATCAATTTAA
- a CDS encoding DUF1801 domain-containing protein codes for MKWDNVDQYIDSLSADQKTKLNELRLRILSINPQISEGISYNMPSFIFKKVLLSFYVFKHHIGLYPHALAIENFKTDLKRYKTSKGAIQIPIADSLPMELIEKIVKYNISLLVK; via the coding sequence ATGAAATGGGATAACGTAGATCAATACATCGATAGTTTAAGCGCCGATCAGAAAACCAAACTTAATGAACTCCGCTTACGAATTCTAAGTATCAATCCGCAAATAAGCGAGGGAATATCATATAATATGCCCAGCTTTATTTTTAAAAAAGTCCTTCTATCTTTTTATGTTTTTAAGCACCATATCGGCTTGTACCCTCATGCCTTGGCGATTGAAAATTTTAAAACTGATTTAAAACGATATAAAACATCCAAAGGCGCGATTCAAATCCCGATTGCCGATTCTTTGCCTATGGAACTGATTGAAAAGATAGTAAAGTACAATATCTCTTTGCTGGTAAAATAA